A segment of the Sulfitobacter sp. D7 genome:
ACGATGACGGCCCGGTGCCACATTACGTCACCCTGCGCGGCGAGGGCCGCGAGGTAGAGATCGGGGCCTTTCTCAGCGAAGAGGAGCGCATCGCGCTGTACGATGATCTGTCACGTCACCTGCACACCTAAAAAGGGCCGGACCCGACGGCCCAGCCCTTCATCTCAAACCCTAACCGCGGCTCAGCTCAGGCGGTCTTTGATGACCGGCCCCACCGCGCCAAAATCCATCTGGCCAGTATAGCGCTCTTTCAGCAGCCCCATGACCTTGCCCATGTCGCGGATTGAGGTCGCGCCGACATCGGCCACGGCCTTATCCACCGCGGCAGAGGTTTCGGTGACGCTCAGCTGCCGTGGCAGGAACTCTTCGATCACCTCGACTTCTTCGCGCTCCCGCTCCGCAAGGTCCAGACGCCCGCCCTCTTCATAGGCGCGCGCCGATTCCTGACGCTGCTTGGCCATCTTGCTGAGAATGCCCAGCACCTCGGCATCCGACACGCCCTCATCCGTGCCGTTGGCCCGGGCGGCGATGTCCTTGTCCTTGATCGCGGCATTGATAAGCCGCAGCGTCGAAAGCCGGTCCGCCGCCTTGTCTTTCATGGCCTGTTTCAAAGCATCCGAGATGCGCATCCGCAATGACATGGTGGTTTCCTGTGTTTCGCTAAATCCAAGTGTCGCAGCTTACCTGCTCTCTCCGCGCGGAGCAATGGGGGGCGACGGAAGGTAACCCACTGTTATAAAACGATATCTCATTTACCTCCGGCTATTGACCCCGCGCCCGCGCGGGATTAGGTTGCCACCCGTTTACCCGCCCATTTCTGCCCGGAGACTGCCCCATGTCCGCGCCCGCTCGCCCACGCCCAACCGCCTGCCTTGCCCTCGCGGATGGATCGATTTTCTACGGCATGGGGTTTGGCGCCACTGGCCAGACCGTGGCGGAGTTGTGCTTCAACACCGCGATGACCGGCTACCAAGAGATCATGACCGACCCCTCCTATGCGGGCCAGATCGTGACCTTTACCTTCCCGCATATCGGCAATGTCGGCACCAACCCCGAAGATGACGAGACCGGCGATCCGGTCGCCGCCGGGATGGTCGTAAAATGGATGCCCACCACGCCCAGCAGCTGGCGCAACATCCAGCCGCTGTCGGATTGGCTAGCCGCGCGCGGTCGCATCGCCATCGGTGGTATCGACACCCGCCGCCTGACCCGCGCGATCCGCCAGCAGGGCGCGCCGCACGCCGCCCTCGCCCATGACCCGGACGGCAACTTTGACATCGAAGCGCTGGTCGCCACCGCCCGCAGTTTTGCCGGTCTCGAAGGCATGGATCTGGCCAAGGACGTCACCTGCGCCCAGACTTACCGTTGGAACGAGATGCGGTGGGCATGGCCCAACGGCTACGCGCCCCAGACCGAGGCCAAACACAAGGTCGTGGCCGTGGACTATGGCGCAAAACGCAACATCCTGCGCTGCCTCGCCTCTGCGGACTGCGACGTGACCGTGTTGCCCGCCACCGCGACCTATGACGATATCATGGCGCATAAACCGGACGGCGTGTTCCTCTCGAACGGTCCGGGCGATCCGGCAGCGACCGGCGCCTATGCCGTGCCGATGATCCGCGACGTGCTGGATAAAACCGATCTGCCCGTCTTTGGCATCTGCCTTGGCCACCAGATGCTAGCGTTGGCGCTTGGTGCGACCACGGTCAAGATGAGCCACGGCCACCACGGGGCGAACCACCCGGTCAAGGACTATGACACTGGCAAGGTCGAGATCACCTCGATGAACCACGGTTTCGCAGTCGATGGCCAATCCCTGCCCGAGGGCGTGCGCGAGACGCATGTGTCGCTTTTTGACGGGTCGAACTGCGGCATCCGCGTCGATGGCCGCCCGGTTTGGTCGGTGCAGCACCATCCCGAAGCCAGCCCTGGCCCGCAGGACAGCTATTACCTGTTTGAGCGTTTCAGCGAAGCCATGGCCGCGCGTAACGCCTAAAATTCTCCACATGCATTGATTGCATAGGCGGCTGTTAATTCTCAATTAACGGTCGCCTGCCAGTCTCATTCCGGAACCTCGACGGGGCACGGAATGAGCAACCTTCGCCTGAAACTCTCAGCGCCGCGTATGGCCGCCGCGCCCGCCCGCCGGATGCGGTTGGGTCAGCATCTGATTGCGGCGGGGGTCATCGGGCCAAGCGATCTTCTCCACGGGCTCGACCTACAACGCCGGATCGACGCCCCCTTGGGCGAGGTCCTTGCGACCGAAGGGCTGGTCGCGCCTGATGACATCGTCAGGGCGCTCGCCCGGCAGTACGGTGCGCAGCCTGTCGATCTTACGCGCAGCCCCTCCGATCCGCGCCTCTCTGCTCGGATACCCGCGCGCCTCTGTCTGAAATTTGGCGCGGTGCCTTGGCTTGAACTGGGGGACCGGCTTTTCGTGGCCAGCAGCCGTCCCGCCGAATTTTCCCAGCTTTGCAGTGCCTTGGGCGAAAGGGGGGAGTCCTTGGTGCTGGTCATCGCCGACCCCCAGCAGGTGCAGACCCAGATCGGCCGTCTTTACGCGACAGAGCTCGCGCATCATGCCGTCACCCGTGTGGCGGACGCCGAAAGCTGTCGAAACTGGGCGGTGCGCAACCGAAAACGGCGGTTTGCGTTGCAGGGCATTCTGCTGTCCCTCGTTGCCCTGCTGGTATTCTTTCCCTCGGCAGTCCTCGCCGTGGCGCTTCTCTGGGGGGCCTTTACGCTGCTTTTGACCAGTGGCCTCAAGGCGGCGGCGCTATGGGCGTCTCTCATCCGGACCGCCCCACCGCGGGCACCGCCGGAGGCCAGTGATATGAAGGGCTTCCGCCTGCCCCGCGTCTCGGTCCTCGTGCCGTTGCTGCATGAGGAAGAGATCGCGCAGGCGCTTATCGCGCGGCTGTCTTGGCTGACCTACCCCAAATCACTGCTGGAGGTGGTCTTGGTCCTCGAAGCAAGCGACAGCCTCACCCGAAAGACCATCGCCCGCACGCCTTTACCGCCGTGGATCAGCGTGATCGAAGTACCCGACGCCGGGGCGCTCAAGACCAAGCCCCGCGCGCTGAACTACGCGCTCGACTTCTGCCGGGGCAGTATCATCGGCGTGTGGGACGCCGAGGATGCGCCAGAGCCGGACCAAATCGAACAGATCGTAACCCGCTTTCAAAACGCGCCTGAGAATGTCGCCTGTTTGCAGGGGGTTCTGGATTTTTACAACAGCCGCAGCAATTGGATGGCCCGCTGTTTCGCCATCGAATATGCGACGTGGTGGCGGGTGATCCTACCCGGTGTGGCCCGACTGGGGCTGGTTGTCCCTTTGGGTGGGACAACCCTGTTTTTTCGGCGCGATATCCTTGAACGGCTCGGCGCTTGGGACGCTCATAACGTGACAGAGGATGCCGATCTGGGTCTTCGACTGGCGCGGCGCGGTTATGTGACCGAACTAATACCCACCACCACTTTTGAGGAGGCCAACTGCCGCCCTTGGCCTTGGGTGCGGCAACGATCGCGGTGGCTGAAGGGCTATCTTATCACATGGGCCGTCCATATGCAGAGGCCGCGCGCACTGCTGCAAGACCTCGGGCTGCGGCGGTTCATCGGCGTGCAGGCGATCTTTCTCGCGACGGTCTCGCAATTCGCCCTCGCCCCGCTGCTCTGGTCGCTCTGGCTAAGCGTCTTTGGGCTGTACCACCCGGTCACTGATCGGCTTGCCCCACCGCTCATGACGGCGATTTTTGCGCTGTTCATCCTGTCCGAACTGCTGAACCTCTGCGCCTCTGTAATCGCGGTCTCAAACCGCGGGCAGCGCCACCTGCTGCCTTGGGTTATTACATTCCCGCTCTATTTTGCCCTGGGGGCCGTAGCCGCTGCCAAGGCACTTTATGAGCTCTATCGCAGCCCCCACTTTTGGGACAAAACCGCCCATGGGCATACATTGCCCCACTACGTAAGGCCGCAGAAGAAGACGCCTAAAAATCTTCCTCGCGCCGGGCCGCTTCCTGCTTCAATCGGGTCATGAAGGCGACAGAAATATGCGTGCGCAGCGCCTCATCCGCGCCATCCTCATCGCGCGCTTCGATCATTTCCACGATGCGGTTATGTTCGGCCTGCGCGATCTCACCACGCCCCTCCACCGCAAGCGAAGAGGTCGCCATCAAGGCCATGGAGCGGTGCACAAGGTCAAGCTGTTGCACCAGATAGCGGTTGTGCGACGCCAGATGGATCTGCTTGTGAAACCGCTTATTCGCCCGCGCCAGCGCATTGGGATTGCCCGCCAGCGCGTTGTCGGCATCCACCATCTCGCGCAGCACGCGCACTTCCTCAGCCGTGGCATGGCGCGCGGCCAGACGCGCGGCCAGCCCTTCCAACTCCCCCCGCACGACGTAAAGCTCGGCCATCTGGTTGTGATCCAGCGAGGCCACGATCAGGCTGCGCCCGTCGCGCATCAAAAGCGATTGGGTCTCAAGCCGTTGTAAAGCTTCACGGATCGGGGTGCGCGACACGCCGAAACGCTCGGCCAACTCGCTTTCTACCAGCCGGTCACCGGGGCGATAGGTGCCGATGTCGATGGCCTCTAGAATCATCGAATAAGCGTCGGTCGGGCCGGTTTTGGCGTCGGGCATGAGCTATCTGTCCTTGAAAGTTGCGCCACCTTACTCACCGCGACCATATGCGCAACCCGGGAGGGCTTGCGCGGCTGCCCATCTCGGCCTACCTCTGCGCCATGCCGCGCGATGCTTTCTCTCATGTCACCACTTGGGTCTTCGACCTTGATCAAACGCTCTACCCCCCCGAGGCGCGGCTTTTCGATCTGATCGAATCGCGTATGGTCGATTGGGTAATGCGCGCCATCAAGGTCGACCGGGCCGAGGCCAACCACCTGCGCCAGCACTATTGGCAGACCTATGGCACCACGCTGGCGGGGCTGATGCGCGAACACGGCGTCGATCCCGGCCCCTACCTCACGGATGTGCATGACATCCCGATGGACCGGCTGACCCCCGACCCATTACTCGCCCAAGCGATCCGCGTTCTGCCGGGGCGCCGCATCGTCTACACCAATGGCTGCGCTCCCTACGCCGAACGGGTGCTTGAGGCGCGCGGCCTTTCGGGGCTATTCGATGCGGTCTACGGCGTCGAACATGCGGATTTCCTGCCCAAACCCGAAGCCGCCGCCTACGATAAAGTCTTTGCCATCGACGGTTTCCAAACCGCAGCCGCCGCGATGTTTGAGGATGATCCACGCAACCTTGCCGCCCCCCATGCCTTGGGGATGCGCACGGTGCATGTGGCGCCCACACGTGGCGAAGGCGATCACATCCACTACCATACGCAAGACCTCTGCGATTTTCTGACACGGGTGGCGGGCTGATGACCTTTGATTGCGATATTCTGATTTCCGGTGGCGGCATCGCCGGACTGACCGCCGCCGCCGCTTTTGGCGCGGCGGGTTTCGACGTGATCTGCGTCGATCCCACACCGCCCGTCACCGACGGCGCGGCCGAGGGCGCCGACATGCGCTCCACCGCGCTGCTGCAACCATCCCGTCTGCTCTTGGAAGACGCCGGACTATGGGACCGCCTCGCCCCACATGCCGCCCCTTTGCAGATCATGCGGATCGTCGATGCGGGGGGCGATGACCCGAGCCCCCGCGTCACCCGCGAGTTCGACGCCGCCGATATCTCAGATGCCCCCTTCGGCTGGAACTTCCCAAATTGGCTGCTGCGCCGCGAGATTTTGGCCCGCCTGAACGCGCTGCCCAATGTCGATTTTCGCCCCGGCACTGGCACCACCACGCTCTTCACCCGCAGCTCCGAGGCCCGTGTCGGTCTCAGCGATGGCAGCCGCATCAAAACGCGACTGGTGATCGCCGCCGATGGGCGGAACAGCCCAATGCGCGATGCCGCCGGGATCGAAGTCACCACCCGCCGCTACGGCCAAAAGGCGCTGGCCTTTTGCGTGACACACCCCATCCCGCATGAGAATGTTTCGACCGAAGTACACCGCTCCGGCGGCCCCTTCACCCTCGTCCCCCTGCCCGACCGCGACGGCATGCCCTGCTCCGCCGTGGTTTGGATGGACGACGGTCCCGCGACCCAAGCCCGCGCCACGCTGGATACCGCTGCCTTTGAGGCCGAAGCGACGGCGCGCTCAGCCAATCTTTTCGGGCCGCTGACCCTCGCCAGCCCCCGCGCGCTTTGGCCGATCATCAGCCAAGAGGCCAAGCGCCTCTCCGCCGAACGGGTGGCATTGGTGGCTGAGGCCGCCCATGTGCTGCCCCCCATCGGCGCGCAGGGGCTGAACATGTCGCTAACCGATCTGGCGACGTTGTTGGATCTGGCCCGCAAATCGCCTGAAAAGCTCGGCGATGCCGAGATGCTAGAAGCCTACCACAAGGCCCGCCACACAGACATCAGCCTGCGCGTCCGGGGCATTGACCTGCTGAACCGGGCTAGCCAAGCCAGCAGCCCACTGGCCCGCGATGCGCGGGCGGCAGCGCTTAATGCGCTCTACGCCCTGCCCCAAGTGCGCAAGATGCTGATGCAAATGGGGCTGGGCCTGCGCCGCTAACGCGCGGCGCAGCCTGTCTTACAAAACCTCGTCGAGCACAGCCGTCAACCGTGCCACGGTGGCGTCAACGTCATAAAGCTTATCCAGCCCGAACAGCCCCAGACGGAAGGTGCGGAAATCATCCGGCTCTCCCACCTGCAACGGCACGCCCGCTGCAATCTGCATGCCATGAGCGGCAAAGGCCTTGCCGTTTTGCACATCCGGATCGGCGGTGTAGCCGACCACCACGCCCGGCGCGGCAAACCCGTCAGCAGCAACCGAAGTCACCCCCCGTGCGGCCAGCGCCTGCCGCACCGCTTCCCCCAAACGCCACTGCGCTTCTTTCAACCGGTCGAACCCATAATCGCGGGTCTCTTTCACTGTATCACGGAACAGCCGCAGCGCATCCGTCGGCATGGTCGCATGATAGGCATGCCCCCCCGCCTCATAGGCTTTCATGATGTCGCGCCACTTGCGCAGATCGATGGCGAAACTGTCCGATGTGGTCTCATTCAACCGCGCTTCTGCCCGCGCGGACATCATCATCAGCCCAGCGGAAGGCGACGCGCTCCACCCTTTCTGCGGGGCCGAGATCAACACATCGACCCCAAGCGCCTTCATATCCACCCAGACACAGCCCGAGGCGATGCAATCAAGCACCATCAGCGCACCCACTTCATGCGCCGCCGCAGCCATTTCTTTGATGTAGTCATCCGGCAGGATCATGCCCGAGCTAGTCTCCACATGCGGTGCAAACACGACCTGCGGTTTCCCGTCGCGAATAGCTGCGGTGACCTCTTCAATCGGCGCGGGCGCAAAGGGCGCGGGGCTGGCGTTGCCCTGCATCCGCGCCTTCATCACCTCGGCACTCTTGGTAAGATCGGCGCTCTCAATGATCTGGCTCCAACGGTAGGAAAACCACCCGTTGCGTACCACCAACACGTCTTGGCCGCGCGCGAATTGTCGGGCCACGGCCTCCATCGCATAGGTACCGCCGCCGGGCACCAGCGCCACAGCGTCGGCGTTGTACACTTCGCCCAGCCAGCCCGAGAGGTCGCGCATGACCTGCTGAAATTCCGCTGACATGTGGTTGAGCGAACGGTCGGTAAAGACCACGCTGAATTCATCAAGCCCCGTGGGGTCTACCGTGTCGAGCAATGCCATCGTTCTTCCTCCATCTTTCGATCAAAGGCATATGTCCCGCCGCCGCAAAAGGCAATTCACGGCTAAAGCGGCCCCGGCAGACGCTCCTCGCTCAAAAGCACATTGGCCTCCACCTCCCCCGCGCCGGGCAGCGTCATGATCCGCCGCCTCAGCACACGCTCGAAATCGGGCAAATCCCGCGCCACGACCCGCAGCCGGTAGTCGAAAAGCCCCAAGACGTGCTCCACCGTCTGCACTTCGGGAATGGCACTCACCGCCCGCTCGAAATCCTCCAAACTCACCCGCCCCCGCGTGGCCAGTTTGATACCCAAAAAAACGGTCACGCCAAAACCCAATGCCTCGGGATTCAACCGCAGCCGCCGCCCGGCAATCGCGCCGCCCTCTTCCAACCGCCTGATCCGCCGCCACGTCGCAGGCTGCGACAGGCCCAACCGCCGTCCCAATGCGCTCGCACTCTGTGTGGCATCCCGCGCCAAAGCGCGCAGCAAGGCGCGGTCAATCTCATCAAGCTCAATCACAGCGGCAGCCCCTCCTGCGTTTTGATCCGCGCCACATGCATCAGCGCCTCGATCTCGGCGATATGCGGTAGCGTGAGGATACGACTGCGATAGATCTGCTGGTAATGCCCCATATCCCGCGCAATAATCGACAGCCGCAGATCGACCCGGCCCAAAAACGTCTGAAGCTCGATCACCTCAGGCACCTGCCGCGCCTCTGCCATAAAGATGTCGAAGGCATTGGCCTGCGTCTTGTCCAGTGTCACCCGCAAGGACACCTCCAACGCATAGCCCAGTGCAGCCCAATCGATCACCACACCGCTGCCCTGCACGATCCCCTGATCCTGCAGACGCGCAATCCGCCGCGCGGCCTTGCCAGAGGTGATATTGCAGCGCTCCGCCAACTCGCCGGGGCTGAGGCTCGGCTCCGCTTGCCAATAGCGCAGAATACGGCGATCCAGATCATCAAGCATGAATTTTCCGTTTTCC
Coding sequences within it:
- a CDS encoding GatB/YqeY domain-containing protein — encoded protein: MSLRMRISDALKQAMKDKAADRLSTLRLINAAIKDKDIAARANGTDEGVSDAEVLGILSKMAKQRQESARAYEEGGRLDLAEREREEVEVIEEFLPRQLSVTETSAAVDKAVADVGATSIRDMGKVMGLLKERYTGQMDFGAVGPVIKDRLS
- the carA gene encoding glutamine-hydrolyzing carbamoyl-phosphate synthase small subunit, with the protein product MSAPARPRPTACLALADGSIFYGMGFGATGQTVAELCFNTAMTGYQEIMTDPSYAGQIVTFTFPHIGNVGTNPEDDETGDPVAAGMVVKWMPTTPSSWRNIQPLSDWLAARGRIAIGGIDTRRLTRAIRQQGAPHAALAHDPDGNFDIEALVATARSFAGLEGMDLAKDVTCAQTYRWNEMRWAWPNGYAPQTEAKHKVVAVDYGAKRNILRCLASADCDVTVLPATATYDDIMAHKPDGVFLSNGPGDPAATGAYAVPMIRDVLDKTDLPVFGICLGHQMLALALGATTVKMSHGHHGANHPVKDYDTGKVEITSMNHGFAVDGQSLPEGVRETHVSLFDGSNCGIRVDGRPVWSVQHHPEASPGPQDSYYLFERFSEAMAARNA
- a CDS encoding glycosyltransferase family 2 protein, encoding MSNLRLKLSAPRMAAAPARRMRLGQHLIAAGVIGPSDLLHGLDLQRRIDAPLGEVLATEGLVAPDDIVRALARQYGAQPVDLTRSPSDPRLSARIPARLCLKFGAVPWLELGDRLFVASSRPAEFSQLCSALGERGESLVLVIADPQQVQTQIGRLYATELAHHAVTRVADAESCRNWAVRNRKRRFALQGILLSLVALLVFFPSAVLAVALLWGAFTLLLTSGLKAAALWASLIRTAPPRAPPEASDMKGFRLPRVSVLVPLLHEEEIAQALIARLSWLTYPKSLLEVVLVLEASDSLTRKTIARTPLPPWISVIEVPDAGALKTKPRALNYALDFCRGSIIGVWDAEDAPEPDQIEQIVTRFQNAPENVACLQGVLDFYNSRSNWMARCFAIEYATWWRVILPGVARLGLVVPLGGTTLFFRRDILERLGAWDAHNVTEDADLGLRLARRGYVTELIPTTTFEEANCRPWPWVRQRSRWLKGYLITWAVHMQRPRALLQDLGLRRFIGVQAIFLATVSQFALAPLLWSLWLSVFGLYHPVTDRLAPPLMTAIFALFILSELLNLCASVIAVSNRGQRHLLPWVITFPLYFALGAVAAAKALYELYRSPHFWDKTAHGHTLPHYVRPQKKTPKNLPRAGPLPASIGS
- a CDS encoding GntR family transcriptional regulator is translated as MPDAKTGPTDAYSMILEAIDIGTYRPGDRLVESELAERFGVSRTPIREALQRLETQSLLMRDGRSLIVASLDHNQMAELYVVRGELEGLAARLAARHATAEEVRVLREMVDADNALAGNPNALARANKRFHKQIHLASHNRYLVQQLDLVHRSMALMATSSLAVEGRGEIAQAEHNRIVEMIEARDEDGADEALRTHISVAFMTRLKQEAARREEDF
- a CDS encoding pyrimidine 5'-nucleotidase, whose protein sequence is MPRDAFSHVTTWVFDLDQTLYPPEARLFDLIESRMVDWVMRAIKVDRAEANHLRQHYWQTYGTTLAGLMREHGVDPGPYLTDVHDIPMDRLTPDPLLAQAIRVLPGRRIVYTNGCAPYAERVLEARGLSGLFDAVYGVEHADFLPKPEAAAYDKVFAIDGFQTAAAAMFEDDPRNLAAPHALGMRTVHVAPTRGEGDHIHYHTQDLCDFLTRVAG
- a CDS encoding UbiH/UbiF family hydroxylase: MTFDCDILISGGGIAGLTAAAAFGAAGFDVICVDPTPPVTDGAAEGADMRSTALLQPSRLLLEDAGLWDRLAPHAAPLQIMRIVDAGGDDPSPRVTREFDAADISDAPFGWNFPNWLLRREILARLNALPNVDFRPGTGTTTLFTRSSEARVGLSDGSRIKTRLVIAADGRNSPMRDAAGIEVTTRRYGQKALAFCVTHPIPHENVSTEVHRSGGPFTLVPLPDRDGMPCSAVVWMDDGPATQARATLDTAAFEAEATARSANLFGPLTLASPRALWPIISQEAKRLSAERVALVAEAAHVLPPIGAQGLNMSLTDLATLLDLARKSPEKLGDAEMLEAYHKARHTDISLRVRGIDLLNRASQASSPLARDARAAALNALYALPQVRKMLMQMGLGLRR
- a CDS encoding aminotransferase class V-fold PLP-dependent enzyme, with protein sequence MALLDTVDPTGLDEFSVVFTDRSLNHMSAEFQQVMRDLSGWLGEVYNADAVALVPGGGTYAMEAVARQFARGQDVLVVRNGWFSYRWSQIIESADLTKSAEVMKARMQGNASPAPFAPAPIEEVTAAIRDGKPQVVFAPHVETSSGMILPDDYIKEMAAAAHEVGALMVLDCIASGCVWVDMKALGVDVLISAPQKGWSASPSAGLMMMSARAEARLNETTSDSFAIDLRKWRDIMKAYEAGGHAYHATMPTDALRLFRDTVKETRDYGFDRLKEAQWRLGEAVRQALAARGVTSVAADGFAAPGVVVGYTADPDVQNGKAFAAHGMQIAAGVPLQVGEPDDFRTFRLGLFGLDKLYDVDATVARLTAVLDEVL
- a CDS encoding Lrp/AsnC family transcriptional regulator; protein product: MIELDEIDRALLRALARDATQSASALGRRLGLSQPATWRRIRRLEEGGAIAGRRLRLNPEALGFGVTVFLGIKLATRGRVSLEDFERAVSAIPEVQTVEHVLGLFDYRLRVVARDLPDFERVLRRRIMTLPGAGEVEANVLLSEERLPGPL
- a CDS encoding Lrp/AsnC family transcriptional regulator; this encodes MLDDLDRRILRYWQAEPSLSPGELAERCNITSGKAARRIARLQDQGIVQGSGVVIDWAALGYALEVSLRVTLDKTQANAFDIFMAEARQVPEVIELQTFLGRVDLRLSIIARDMGHYQQIYRSRILTLPHIAEIEALMHVARIKTQEGLPL